Below is a window of Populus alba chromosome 2, ASM523922v2, whole genome shotgun sequence DNA.
ATTGCTCCCGTATCTCATTAGAGTGGCATCTCTAACAATAACAATCACAACCTCAAATTATACGGCTACATTCCGAGAAACTAAACTATCTTCATCACTAATAAGCCAGCCCAATCTAAAAAACCATGCTACAGGGACGACAGAAGGTTATTATTATCTAAAATTTCATTGTCAAATCTATGAAATGTTCACATTCACAAAGATTAAGcgaataaataaaacatttttccaAAAACACCAAATTAGCAAACTAGCTCCGCAAATTATATAATGATCTACGCTGATTCGAAAACAGAAAACACGCAAATAAATTCGTAGTAAAAATGCGAGCTGCGGCAATTAATTATATGATCTAATTAGATAAAATGAAGCTATAAAGAGATTTAATTAGGATCTAGGGTTTACAAAAATGCTAAACTTGCTTACGTTGTTCTTGGAAGTAGTAGTTGCCTTGAAGGCGGCCTCCGAGACGATCAAGAGCTTGGCCGGTCTCGCGAATCCAGAATCCGACGGTGTATATGGCTCGGCCTAGGGTCCCCATCTCCTACTCCTTGTTTGATCAAGTGGTTATTGTTCGTTGGTTTCACTGCGGTAGGAAAGAGAAATTTAGCTCGGTGTGGTCTGTggggtttttaagaaaaatgataCTGTGAGGGTAGAGTGGGATGTAGCCGAGACTTTGGAGGGTAAATTTGGGTTTTGATCCattattaaattacaaaatggTCCCTGACACTCAGCTGCTCTCCAAGGATCACAATTTATATCAATTACGTGCTTATTGAATTTCACTTGCCGGGCTTTATATCATAGCTATCAAGCAAGGCCCAATCGCTTAACGGAAACCTcctgtcaattttatttatttcattaatagtGTGCAGGGAAAAAGAGCTGAACCgagtaataaaaacaaatcgaagaaaatgaaaaaaataataattaaaaaggccaaatagagagaaaaacataaaaaatcaataaaatcttcGGGCCGGTTCTTTGCCACACTTTCATTTGTATACAGGCAGAGGCGGTTCAGTGAACAAAGGAAGGAGACTGGGATTGAAAAGTGAACTGCtcctacaaaaagaaaagagtggGATCGGGATCGGGATCGGGCTTTAACGCGAGCCGAAATCGCCTGTCCAAGCAGTCACTTGGCTGGCCACGTTCAGTCCCAAGGAGACCCTGGCTCGGTCCATAAATAGTTCCTAATAAAACGACATAAGAAGGGCGCGTTCTGATGGGTTGATTAGGCGCGCGCCTGCAACTGGCACGCGAAATGTCCATCGTTCAGAATCTTCAGATGCTAAACgcattttaaactttaaaaaaaatccagagaAAAAGAAGGTAACAAAATCGGCGATCGCTTCATCAACGATAGATCACCGTCTCACCGTTCACTTTCCCTAATTGGATCCTCTCCTCTTTCAAAATCCAAACTCTCTCGAGGTTAGCTTTCATGATCTCTCTTTATGTAtgctattattatatttatgattcACTCGATCAATTTAAGCAAAAAGAGGAACAGTTTTTTAACGATTCTTGATttcatttgtttaatttctgtttGGTTTCCGAGAAAtcaaaaggcaaaagaaaatGCTTAGCTAATTCTATATTATTCAACgggtcttaatttttttttttttgcctagtATTTGATTTATTCTTCGCGTTTATAGTTATCATTTACGcatgtgattaaaaaaataagaagaaatttaACGATTCTCGAtcccctctctgttttttttttttgttattaaagttgtgttgttttgaagaaaataacTGAAATGATTATTGCAATTATTCATGAGCTAGCTTGAGCCctaattaattcaagttttgtAGAAGATTATTGATTGCGTTTTGGATCTGCTGGAGAAATTAGAATATAGTAATTGATGGAAGGAAATGGTGGTGATGCTGCCAATGTGGTGGGACCTGTTGCGAAGTGGAGAAATGATTTCTCTCGGGCATTCCAGTACTATCTCGACCGATCCACTCCTCATCCGATGCAGAGGTGGCTTGGAACTCTTGCGGTTGCAGCAATTTATGTGTTGCGTGTTTTCTATGCTCAAGGGTTTTACATTGTGTCTTATGGTCTTGGGATTTATATCTTGAACTTGTTGATTGGGTTTCTGTCACCCAAGGTTGATCctgaacttgaagttttggatGGGGCTTCTTTGCCAACTAAAGGATCGGATGAGTTCAAGCCCTTTATCCGCCGCCTTCCTGAGTTTAAGTTCTGGTAATCAAGATTTTCTTTAGCAGTATAGTAGATGGTTTCGTTTGTTTTGGTATATTAGCTAGTGTTTGGGTGTAATGCCTGAGTAGGTTATGCAATTGATTTTCCAGCATGTTCTTTGTACTCCAGCATGTTTTTGGTGTTCGTGCTAGTATTAGTttccattaatatttttctgtCGGGCTTTATTTATCCTTACAAGCAGGTGTCATTTTTTTGTCCTGCATGGGTTTTGCTTATGATTGCTTTGTCCATTTTAATCTTGAAGCATAGGATATCAGAAATACTCTTTTGATTAAAGAGTAAAAATCTAAAAGTCAAGTATGGAGTGCTGCTTTCATCTGCTGGTGTGGTAGGAAATTTGGTTGGAGAACACTCAGTGTTACATAGAGATTTAGCACTTTGCATTTTGTTGACCTATACATGCCAGTTATAATATCTGTGGAATATTATTAATGTTTCATGGCGTTGGTGTCATTAATGCCGCATGATTTCTACACTTGGAATATGTATTCTGTATCagataataaattcaaaagggTATTAACACGTGGCATGGATGTGGACAATCCATATAACCTCTGGTGGATTGAAACCAGTTTGTTGCCACAAAACACACATTACCATAATTTGTTTGATTATTGCCATCTTTGTTTGCTAGCTGTTGTTGGCTTAAATTATACTTCTGTAAGAGCCGATATTAGAAGTgtactctttttcttttttattatttttgtttggggggggggggggggaggtcTTGCAACAAGTTATATCTTTGGCTTTTCAACATCACACTGGCTAAGGAATTAGAAACTATTGCTAAGAGGCTtgaaaaaagtttataaaaaatccTATTGGCATGGGACCAGCTGCATATGCAAGTTGACGAGGAAAGATTACAAAGAGCTTTAACAACAGACATCATAGGTTAATTAGTCAACAAGAAGACAATATTGTTGGTAAGCTTTAGTGGCCCTAGATCTTGCAAGTCAGGAAGAAGATACACTTTGTCTCAGTCTGATCAACATCATTTATTCTGAGAGAGCCCCATTCTAAGATGTTACTGAATGAACAGAATCCATCTCACACTTTGCACTCTGA
It encodes the following:
- the LOC118052807 gene encoding protein RER1B — protein: MEGNGGDAANVVGPVAKWRNDFSRAFQYYLDRSTPHPMQRWLGTLAVAAIYVLRVFYAQGFYIVSYGLGIYILNLLIGFLSPKVDPELEVLDGASLPTKGSDEFKPFIRRLPEFKFWYAITKAFCVAFLMTFFSIFDVPVFWPILLCYWIVLFVLTMKRQIMHMMKYKYVPFSLGKQRYGKKKSDTSSSGLMRD